The Exiguobacterium mexicanum genome includes a window with the following:
- a CDS encoding nitroreductase family protein, giving the protein MNTTTQKDFMEILKGRRSIRVYDENVKISKEEMTQILEEATTAPSSLNLQPWRFVVIDSAEGKDTLLPLASFNKRQVETSSAVIAIFADYQMADYTQEIFDTAVERGLMPPEVRDRQVDMIKGIFKDAPKESVKDSILLDSGLVAMQLMLVARAHGYDTNPIGGYDKANIAEAFGLEKERYLPVMLLSIGKAAEDGYQSVRFPIDRITDWK; this is encoded by the coding sequence ATGAACACGACAACACAGAAAGACTTTATGGAAATCCTCAAAGGACGCCGCTCGATTCGCGTCTATGATGAGAACGTCAAAATCTCAAAAGAAGAGATGACACAAATCCTGGAGGAAGCAACGACGGCACCGTCATCACTCAACCTGCAACCGTGGCGCTTCGTCGTCATCGATAGCGCAGAAGGTAAAGACACACTCCTTCCGCTCGCAAGCTTCAACAAACGCCAAGTCGAGACGTCATCAGCCGTTATCGCCATCTTTGCCGACTACCAGATGGCCGATTACACACAGGAGATCTTTGATACGGCCGTCGAGCGTGGCCTCATGCCACCAGAAGTCCGCGACCGTCAAGTTGACATGATCAAAGGCATCTTCAAAGACGCACCGAAAGAGTCTGTCAAAGACAGCATCTTGCTCGACTCGGGTCTCGTCGCGATGCAACTCATGCTCGTCGCCCGTGCCCACGGCTACGACACAAATCCGATCGGTGGTTATGACAAAGCGAACATCGCGGAAGCGTTCGGCCTCGAGAAAGAGCGCTACCTTCCGGTCATGCTCCTCTCAATCGGAAAAGCCGCGGAAGACGGTTACCAATCGGTCCGCTTCCCAATCGATCGCATCACCGACTGGAAATAA
- a CDS encoding malate synthase G, translating to MEHYKQVGTYHVHETLLDFISARILPDEEEHRQFWPGVGRLLDEFIPRNESLLHERESYERLLQEWYSEHKQAFDMEDYERFLRSIDYIEAAVPDFNIDVTGVDSEITRQAGPQLVVPLDNARYALNAANARWGSLYDALYGTDVIDEEDGKTKSSGYNPVRGEAVIAYAKQFLDDTFPLREGSHEEANGYLVSEGRPYAIIEGNRIAFQDDCLVGYVGETSDPNKLLLVHNGIHAELKFDRDHPIGRVDRAGLIDIELESALSAIVDCEDSVAAVRAEDKVHLYANWLGLMDGTLEATFTKGGRPLTRKLNPDRKYVGKDGREVTLPGRSLLFIRNVGHLMTTDLMLDAEGREVPEGILDGIFTALIASRHLDARRNSRERSIYIVKPKMHGSKEVAFTNDLFDAIEDVLELPRHTLKVGVMDEERRTSLNLKNCIEQVKERIVFINTGFLDRTGDEIHSSLTLGPMRKKGEMKTSEWLDAYERLNVQIGLDAGFHQHGQIGKGMWAMPDRMRDMMREKSNHVRSGATTAWVPSPTAATLHALHYHQVDAFDVQRELVNRSFDPATERGRLLEVPLATRLYTDEEVNEELENNLQGLLGYVVRWVEQGVGCSKVPDIHHVGLMEDRATLRISSQHVANWLYHGVCSREQVEATLYRMAEVVDAQNAEDPHYRPMTPDVDYSIAYQAAKELVFEGDESPNGYTEPILHRRRRQFLQQVTLEPNLKGGASS from the coding sequence TTGGAACATTACAAACAAGTAGGTACTTATCACGTACATGAAACGTTGCTCGACTTCATCTCGGCTCGTATATTGCCTGACGAAGAGGAACACCGACAATTTTGGCCTGGGGTCGGGCGCCTACTCGATGAGTTCATTCCTCGGAATGAGTCACTGCTTCACGAACGTGAGTCGTATGAGCGACTATTACAGGAATGGTACAGCGAGCACAAGCAAGCATTTGACATGGAAGACTACGAGCGTTTCCTTCGGTCCATCGATTACATCGAAGCAGCCGTCCCCGATTTCAACATCGACGTTACGGGTGTCGATTCAGAGATTACAAGGCAAGCCGGACCGCAGCTCGTCGTTCCGCTCGACAATGCACGCTATGCATTGAACGCGGCGAACGCTCGCTGGGGAAGCCTCTATGACGCCTTGTACGGAACGGACGTCATCGACGAAGAGGACGGGAAAACGAAGTCGAGCGGCTATAATCCAGTTCGCGGTGAAGCGGTCATCGCCTATGCCAAACAGTTTCTCGACGATACATTTCCGCTCCGGGAGGGCTCGCACGAAGAAGCGAACGGCTATCTCGTGTCAGAGGGCAGGCCCTACGCCATCATCGAAGGGAACCGCATCGCGTTTCAAGACGATTGTCTCGTCGGCTATGTCGGGGAAACGAGTGATCCGAATAAGCTCTTGCTCGTCCATAACGGGATTCACGCCGAGTTGAAGTTTGACCGGGACCACCCAATCGGAAGGGTCGATCGAGCAGGGCTCATTGACATCGAACTCGAGTCCGCCTTGTCTGCCATCGTCGACTGTGAAGACTCGGTTGCCGCTGTTCGGGCGGAAGACAAGGTCCACCTTTACGCAAACTGGCTAGGCCTGATGGACGGGACGCTCGAAGCAACATTCACGAAAGGAGGTCGGCCGCTCACTCGGAAGTTGAACCCTGACCGGAAGTATGTCGGGAAAGACGGGCGTGAAGTCACGCTTCCGGGCCGATCGCTCCTCTTTATTCGAAACGTCGGGCACTTGATGACGACAGACTTGATGCTCGACGCGGAAGGACGTGAAGTACCGGAAGGGATCTTGGACGGGATTTTCACTGCGCTCATCGCGAGCCGCCACCTTGATGCCAGACGAAATTCCCGCGAACGCTCCATCTATATCGTCAAACCGAAGATGCATGGCTCGAAAGAAGTCGCGTTCACGAACGACTTGTTCGATGCGATTGAAGATGTACTCGAGTTACCGCGTCACACGCTCAAAGTCGGCGTGATGGACGAGGAGCGACGCACGTCGCTTAATTTGAAGAACTGTATCGAGCAAGTGAAGGAACGCATCGTCTTCATCAATACCGGATTCCTCGACCGGACGGGCGATGAGATTCACTCCTCGCTCACGCTCGGACCGATGCGCAAGAAAGGCGAGATGAAGACCTCGGAGTGGCTCGATGCTTATGAACGTCTGAATGTCCAGATCGGGCTTGACGCAGGATTCCATCAACACGGGCAAATCGGGAAAGGGATGTGGGCGATGCCCGATCGGATGCGCGATATGATGCGTGAAAAAAGCAATCATGTCCGGTCCGGGGCGACGACGGCTTGGGTGCCGTCCCCGACGGCGGCCACGCTTCATGCGCTGCATTACCATCAAGTCGATGCGTTTGACGTTCAGCGTGAGTTGGTGAATCGTTCGTTTGATCCAGCAACTGAGCGAGGGCGTCTGCTCGAGGTACCACTCGCCACGCGTCTCTATACAGATGAGGAAGTGAACGAGGAGCTCGAGAACAACCTGCAAGGGTTGCTCGGATATGTCGTCCGTTGGGTCGAGCAAGGTGTCGGTTGCTCCAAAGTGCCAGATATTCATCACGTCGGGTTGATGGAAGACCGAGCAACGCTTCGTATTTCGAGTCAACATGTCGCCAACTGGCTATACCATGGAGTCTGTAGCCGTGAACAAGTCGAAGCGACGCTTTACCGGATGGCTGAGGTCGTCGACGCGCAAAACGCGGAAGATCCGCACTATCGTCCGATGACGCCAGACGTAGACTACTCTATCGCCTATCAAGCGGCGAAAGAGTTAGTGTTTGAAGGCGACGAGTCGCCGAACGGATATACGGAACCCATTTTGCACCGGCGCCGTCGACAGTTTTTACAACAAGTGACATTAGAACCAAACTTAAAAGGAGGAGCATCATCATGA
- a CDS encoding MarR family winged helix-turn-helix transcriptional regulator: MRDACSLSDEILYHVITVQKELAQLFDTEMDGLSSTRFDILSNLHHVGPLRQRELQQRVGVDHAAITRHLKQLETQGLITRERCLQDNRVIFVDLTDVGRERIAHWTEQKKCLSDRLFVNMKVEEQRQLLELLNTLQTNIQHERKTLI; the protein is encoded by the coding sequence ATGCGCGACGCCTGTTCGCTCAGCGATGAGATTCTCTACCACGTCATCACCGTACAAAAAGAACTGGCTCAACTGTTCGATACGGAAATGGACGGGCTCAGCTCGACCCGCTTCGATATTTTGAGCAACTTGCATCACGTCGGCCCTTTGCGTCAGCGTGAACTGCAACAACGGGTCGGCGTCGATCATGCCGCCATCACGCGTCATTTGAAACAGCTCGAGACACAGGGCTTGATCACGCGCGAACGCTGCCTCCAAGACAATCGGGTCATCTTTGTCGATTTGACCGATGTCGGTCGGGAGCGGATTGCACATTGGACCGAGCAAAAGAAGTGCTTATCGGACCGTCTTTTTGTAAACATGAAGGTAGAGGAGCAACGACAGTTACTCGAACTTTTAAATACGTTACAAACCAACATTCAACATGAAAGGAAGACCCTTATATGA
- a CDS encoding NAD(P)H-dependent oxidoreductase — protein sequence MKKEDILDAYRWRQATKEFDADRKIDEEDFEFILETGRLSPSSFGFEPWQFVVVRREDLLRKIKDHAWGAQGQALTASHFVLILARTPEAMRYDSDYIRHIVTDVQGRTEDEYALRVKRVREFQEQDYRLLDDERVFQEWIKRQTYIPLGNMMTAAAQIGVDSCPIEGFNQAEIDELLISEGVMERGAWSLSVMVAFGHRARDFAPKTRRDFNEVVKYIG from the coding sequence GTGAAGAAAGAAGATATTTTAGATGCGTATCGTTGGCGTCAAGCGACGAAAGAGTTCGACGCGGACCGCAAAATTGATGAGGAAGATTTCGAATTCATCTTGGAGACAGGCCGCCTGTCACCAAGTTCGTTCGGTTTTGAGCCTTGGCAGTTCGTCGTCGTTCGTCGCGAAGACTTGCTCCGGAAGATCAAAGACCACGCGTGGGGTGCCCAAGGACAGGCGTTAACGGCGAGCCATTTCGTGTTGATCTTGGCGCGGACGCCTGAAGCGATGCGCTACGACTCGGACTACATCCGTCACATCGTCACGGACGTCCAAGGACGGACCGAGGACGAGTACGCCCTTCGGGTGAAACGGGTCCGTGAGTTCCAAGAACAAGATTATCGACTGTTGGACGACGAGCGTGTGTTCCAAGAATGGATCAAACGCCAGACGTATATCCCGCTCGGCAACATGATGACGGCCGCCGCACAGATCGGCGTCGACTCATGTCCGATCGAAGGGTTCAATCAAGCGGAGATTGACGAATTATTGATTTCGGAAGGCGTCATGGAACGAGGTGCCTGGTCGCTCTCAGTCATGGTCGCGTTCGGACATCGGGCCCGTGATTTCGCGCCGAAGACACGTCGCGATTTCAACGAGGTCGTCAAATACATCGGATAA